Proteins encoded by one window of Mycolicibacterium sp. ND9-15:
- a CDS encoding ROK family protein: MRTSVTTTLPAKRALSPANGRYPQARTRIVAPALKVADAAAASVFSAARLRGPIARDAIAQVSGLSIATVNRQVTALLEAGVLRERADLAVSGAIGRPRVPVEVNHEPFLTLGIHIGARTTSIVATDLFGRTLDAVETPTPRGAQAAALASLAGSVRRYLIRWHRRRPLWVGVAAGGVVEGSTGHLDHPRLGWSDAPVGPVLAETLALPVSVASHVDAMAGAELLLGVHRPSPASTSLYVYARETVGYALSIGGRVHSPASGPGTIAALPVHSESLGGTGLLESTVSDEAVLIAARKARAIPVEGPGSTMRALLKVARQGSRPARELLAERARVLGEAVALLRDMLNPDDLVVGGQAFTEYPEGMATVAAAFAQRSVMPARTIRLTSFGNRVQEAGAGVVSLGGLYADPIGAMRRAQPRAPEARPDVPA; encoded by the coding sequence ATGCGCACTTCCGTCACAACCACCCTGCCCGCCAAACGCGCGCTGTCGCCGGCAAACGGGCGATACCCTCAGGCCCGGACCCGAATCGTCGCGCCGGCGCTGAAGGTGGCCGACGCGGCCGCCGCGTCGGTGTTCAGTGCGGCCCGGCTGCGCGGCCCCATCGCGCGTGACGCGATCGCCCAGGTCAGCGGCCTGAGCATCGCTACCGTCAATCGCCAGGTCACCGCGCTGCTCGAGGCCGGCGTGCTGCGCGAGCGTGCCGACCTCGCGGTCTCCGGCGCGATCGGTAGGCCCCGGGTTCCCGTCGAGGTGAACCACGAACCGTTTCTCACGTTGGGTATTCACATCGGCGCCCGCACCACCAGCATCGTGGCCACCGACCTGTTCGGCCGCACCCTCGACGCGGTCGAGACGCCGACCCCCCGGGGCGCCCAGGCCGCCGCACTGGCGTCGCTGGCGGGCAGCGTGCGCCGATACCTGATTCGCTGGCACCGCCGGCGCCCGCTGTGGGTGGGTGTCGCGGCGGGTGGGGTCGTCGAAGGGTCGACCGGTCACCTGGACCATCCGCGGCTCGGATGGTCCGACGCGCCGGTCGGGCCGGTGCTCGCCGAGACGCTCGCGCTGCCGGTGTCGGTCGCCTCGCACGTCGATGCGATGGCCGGCGCCGAACTGCTGCTCGGTGTGCACAGGCCCTCGCCCGCGTCCACGAGCCTGTACGTCTACGCCCGCGAGACCGTCGGCTACGCGCTGTCCATCGGCGGCCGGGTGCACTCGCCCGCCAGCGGTCCCGGCACCATCGCCGCGCTGCCCGTTCACTCCGAATCGCTCGGCGGCACTGGGCTATTGGAGTCCACGGTCAGCGATGAGGCGGTGCTGATCGCCGCACGCAAGGCGCGCGCCATCCCGGTCGAGGGCCCCGGTTCGACGATGCGGGCACTGCTCAAGGTCGCGCGCCAGGGCAGCCGGCCGGCGCGGGAACTGCTGGCCGAGCGGGCGAGGGTGCTCGGCGAAGCGGTCGCGCTGCTGCGCGACATGCTCAACCCCGACGATCTGGTGGTCGGCGGCCAGGCGTTCACCGAGTACCCCGAGGGCATGGCCACCGTGGCGGCCGCGTTCGCCCAGCGTTCGGTGATGCCCGCCCGCACGATCCGGCTGACCTCGTTTGGCAACCGCGTCCAGGAAGCCGGAGCGGGTGTGGTGTCGCTCGGCGGGCTGTACGCCGACCCCATCGGTGCCATGCGGCGCGCGCAACCACGCGCGCCCGAAGCCAGGCCCGATGTCCCGGCGTGA
- a CDS encoding YbjN domain-containing protein: protein MSNRAAKVIEDACRENGLVCTHHEGAHGGLPGIIVELPGERRLKTNTILSIGEHSVRIEAFVCRKPDENHEGVYRFLLKRNRRLYGVAYTLDNVGDIYLVGRMSLESVTSEEVDRVLGQVLEAVDNDFNTLLELGFRSSIQKEWEWRVSRGESLKNLQAFAHLIDDED from the coding sequence ATGAGTAACCGCGCTGCGAAGGTCATCGAGGACGCCTGCAGGGAGAACGGCCTGGTTTGTACGCACCATGAAGGCGCGCACGGCGGGTTGCCGGGCATCATCGTCGAACTGCCCGGCGAGCGGCGGCTGAAGACCAACACGATCCTGTCGATCGGTGAACACTCGGTGCGCATCGAGGCCTTCGTCTGCCGTAAACCCGACGAGAACCACGAGGGCGTGTACCGGTTCCTGCTCAAGCGCAACCGCCGGCTCTACGGGGTGGCGTACACGCTCGACAACGTCGGCGACATCTATCTCGTCGGCCGCATGTCGCTGGAATCGGTCACCTCAGAGGAGGTCGACCGCGTGCTCGGCCAGGTACTCGAAGCCGTCGACAACGACTTCAATACGTTGCTGGAGTTGGGCTTTCGTTCGTCGATACAGAAAGAGTGGGAGTGGCGGGTGTCGCGCGGGGAGTCGCTGAAGAACCTGCAGGCGTTCGCCCACCTGATCGACGACGAGGACTGA
- a CDS encoding sensor histidine kinase, whose amino-acid sequence MGVVSALLVAAVAALLALGVGMALGAVLRPRLADRRQRRAAAQSGVTVSQMLSHIASRAPTGIVVVDHFRDVVYANERARELGLVRDRLLDERAWRAAERTLATGEPAEVDLAAHKRANPGRSGLSVRGHVRLLTEQDRRFAVVYVDDQSEHARMEATRRDFVANVSHELKTPVGAMGLLAEALLASADDPETVRRFAEKMVAESNRLANMIGELIELSRLQGAERLPDLTAVDVDTVVAEALSRHKVSADNADIKITTDAPTGFRALGDQQLLVTAIANLVSNAIAYSPHGSSVSVSRRRRGDDIEIAVTDRGIGIAREDQQRVFERFFRVDKARSRATGGTGLGLAIVKHVAANHNGSIRLWSQPGTGSTFTLSIPAYPHSDDDQDDHVEREDHRDQ is encoded by the coding sequence GTGGGTGTCGTTTCGGCGCTGCTGGTGGCAGCGGTGGCCGCACTGCTCGCTCTGGGAGTCGGCATGGCGCTCGGGGCGGTCTTGAGGCCCCGTCTCGCAGACCGCCGGCAACGTCGCGCCGCCGCGCAGAGCGGCGTCACGGTCTCGCAGATGCTCTCCCACATCGCGTCGCGGGCGCCGACGGGAATCGTGGTGGTCGACCACTTCCGTGACGTTGTCTACGCGAACGAGCGGGCCCGTGAGCTGGGCTTGGTGCGGGACCGACTGCTCGACGAGCGGGCCTGGCGGGCCGCCGAGCGCACGCTGGCCACAGGCGAACCGGCCGAGGTCGACCTTGCGGCGCACAAGCGGGCCAACCCCGGGCGGTCCGGGCTCTCGGTTCGTGGCCACGTTCGGCTGCTGACGGAACAGGACCGCCGCTTCGCGGTCGTCTACGTCGACGACCAGTCCGAACACGCAAGGATGGAAGCGACTCGCAGGGATTTCGTTGCCAACGTCAGCCATGAGCTCAAGACGCCCGTCGGCGCCATGGGGCTGCTGGCCGAGGCGCTGCTCGCGTCGGCGGACGACCCCGAGACCGTCCGCCGGTTCGCCGAGAAGATGGTGGCCGAGTCCAACCGGCTGGCCAACATGATCGGGGAGCTGATCGAGTTGTCGCGGCTGCAGGGGGCCGAGCGACTGCCTGATTTGACGGCCGTCGACGTCGACACCGTGGTGGCCGAGGCGCTGTCCCGGCACAAGGTGTCCGCCGACAACGCAGACATCAAGATCACCACCGATGCGCCGACCGGTTTCCGCGCCCTCGGCGACCAGCAGCTGCTGGTGACCGCGATCGCGAACCTGGTTTCCAACGCGATCGCGTACTCGCCGCACGGGTCGTCGGTGTCGGTCAGTCGCCGGCGGCGCGGGGACGACATCGAGATCGCGGTCACCGACCGCGGTATCGGCATCGCCCGCGAGGATCAGCAGCGGGTGTTCGAGCGGTTCTTCCGGGTCGACAAGGCGCGCTCCCGGGCCACCGGCGGCACCGGGCTGGGGTTGGCCATCGTCAAGCATGTGGCGGCCAACCACAACGGAAGCATCCGGCTGTGGAGTCAGCCGGGAACGGGATCGACGTTCACCCTGTCGATCCCGGCCTATCCCCATAGTGATGATGATCAGGATGATCACGTCGAGCGAGAGGATCACCGAGACCAATGA
- the regX gene encoding two-component sensory transduction protein RegX: MTSVLIVEDEESLADPLAFLLRKEGFEATVVTDGPAALAEFERAGADIVLLDLMLPGMSGTDVCKQLRSRSSVPVIMVTARDSEIDKVVGLELGADDYVTKPYSARELIARIRAVLRRGADNDDVGLSDGVLEAGPVRMDVERHVVSVNGEPVTLPLKEFDLLEYLMRNSGRVLTRGQLIDRVWGADYVGDTKTLDVHVKRLRSKIEADPANPVHLVTVRGLGYKLEG; this comes from the coding sequence ATGACCAGTGTGCTGATCGTGGAGGACGAGGAGTCCTTGGCCGATCCCCTGGCCTTTCTACTTCGCAAGGAGGGTTTCGAGGCCACCGTCGTCACCGACGGTCCCGCGGCCCTGGCCGAGTTCGAGCGGGCCGGCGCCGACATCGTGCTGCTCGACTTGATGCTGCCCGGCATGAGCGGGACGGACGTGTGCAAGCAGTTGCGTTCGCGCTCAAGCGTTCCCGTGATCATGGTGACCGCTCGCGACAGTGAGATCGACAAGGTCGTCGGGCTCGAACTCGGCGCCGACGACTACGTCACCAAGCCGTACTCGGCGCGCGAGCTGATCGCTCGCATCCGCGCGGTGCTGCGGCGTGGCGCCGACAACGACGACGTCGGGCTCAGCGACGGGGTGCTGGAGGCCGGTCCCGTCCGGATGGACGTCGAGCGCCACGTGGTGTCGGTGAACGGGGAGCCGGTCACGTTGCCGCTCAAGGAGTTCGATCTGCTCGAGTACTTGATGCGCAACAGCGGCAGAGTGCTGACTCGTGGCCAGCTCATCGACCGAGTGTGGGGCGCCGATTACGTCGGTGACACCAAGACCCTTGACGTACACGTGAAGCGGTTGCGGTCAAAGATCGAGGCCGATCCCGCCAATCCCGTGCACCTGGTCACCGTCCGCGGGCTCGGCTACAA
- a CDS encoding SDR family oxidoreductase, translating to MTTSQTDSRVAVVTGASAGIGEATARTLAAQGFHVVCVARREAPVKALAAEIGGTAIVADVTSETAVSALSAALDRVDVLVNNAGGARGLEPVAEADVEHWRWMWEANVLGTLLVTRALLPKLIASGDGLIVTVTSIAAVEIYDNGAGYTSAKHAQGVLHRTLRSELFGKPVRLTEVAPGMVKTDFSLNRFEGDEERAAKVYEGVHPLLAEDIADIIGFVATRPSHVDLDLIVVRPRDQVSGASGSRFNRRT from the coding sequence ATGACGACTTCCCAGACCGACAGCCGGGTCGCGGTGGTCACCGGCGCCAGCGCCGGGATCGGCGAAGCGACCGCGAGAACGCTTGCCGCCCAAGGCTTTCACGTCGTCTGCGTGGCCCGCCGCGAGGCCCCGGTCAAGGCCCTCGCGGCCGAGATCGGGGGCACCGCAATTGTGGCGGACGTCACATCCGAAACCGCGGTATCGGCGCTGTCCGCGGCGCTGGACCGGGTAGACGTGCTGGTCAACAACGCCGGTGGAGCGCGTGGACTCGAACCGGTCGCCGAGGCCGACGTCGAGCATTGGCGCTGGATGTGGGAAGCCAATGTGCTCGGCACCCTGCTGGTGACCCGCGCGCTGCTGCCGAAGCTCATCGCGTCCGGCGACGGGCTGATCGTCACCGTCACCTCGATCGCCGCGGTGGAGATCTACGACAACGGCGCCGGGTACACCTCCGCCAAACATGCGCAAGGCGTGCTGCATCGCACGTTGCGCAGCGAGCTGTTCGGAAAACCGGTGCGGCTCACCGAAGTTGCGCCCGGCATGGTGAAGACGGACTTCTCGCTGAACCGGTTCGAGGGCGACGAGGAACGCGCCGCCAAGGTCTACGAAGGCGTCCATCCGCTGCTGGCCGAGGACATCGCCGACATCATCGGTTTCGTCGCGACTCGACCGTCGCACGTCGACCTCGACCTGATCGTGGTCCGGCCGCGCGATCAGGTCAGCGGGGCCAGCGGATCACGGTTCAACCGCCGCACGTAG
- a CDS encoding L,D-transpeptidase, with protein MSTAEPQPPEFNRRRALTALAVGVVAPGVLAACSTNNDGSSAQGETAPDAPSLNFKPANDATDIVPTEAVGVEVAGGWFQRVTLTNRDGKVVAGALNRDRTEFTTTEPLGYGAEYTWKGSVVGRDGKATPVEGSFSTINPSAQVSGQFQLADGQVVGVAAPIIIQFDASIADKASVEKALKVTTDPQVEGSWAWLPDEVGGSRVHWRTREYYPAGTKVHVDAKLYGVPFGDGAYGAQDATLTFEIGRRQVVKAEASSHRIQVLDGAGAVIMDFPCSYGEGDVDRNVTRSGTHVVTEKYEDFYMTNPAAGYANIRERFAVRISNNGEFIHANPASSGAQGNTNVTNGCINLSTEDAQQYFNSAIYGDPVEVTGTRIQLSYADGDLWDWAVPWDEWTAMSALSDQNAPDIPSTAPATPSGAPQPVNGRPGR; from the coding sequence GTGAGTACCGCGGAGCCCCAGCCGCCGGAGTTCAACCGGAGGCGTGCCTTGACCGCACTGGCGGTCGGTGTCGTCGCGCCCGGGGTGCTGGCCGCGTGCTCGACCAACAACGACGGCTCTTCCGCACAGGGCGAAACGGCGCCGGACGCGCCCTCGCTGAACTTCAAGCCGGCCAACGACGCCACCGACATCGTGCCCACCGAGGCCGTCGGCGTGGAGGTGGCCGGCGGCTGGTTCCAGCGGGTCACGCTGACCAATCGCGACGGAAAGGTCGTCGCCGGCGCGCTCAACCGCGACCGCACCGAGTTCACGACCACCGAACCGCTGGGCTACGGCGCCGAGTACACGTGGAAGGGTTCGGTCGTCGGCCGCGACGGCAAGGCGACGCCCGTCGAAGGCTCGTTCTCCACGATCAACCCCAGCGCCCAGGTCAGCGGCCAGTTCCAGCTCGCCGACGGTCAGGTCGTCGGGGTGGCGGCGCCGATCATCATCCAGTTCGACGCCTCGATCGCCGACAAGGCGTCGGTGGAGAAAGCGCTCAAGGTCACCACCGATCCGCAGGTGGAGGGCAGCTGGGCGTGGCTCCCCGACGAGGTCGGCGGGTCACGCGTGCACTGGCGCACCCGCGAGTACTACCCGGCGGGCACCAAGGTGCACGTCGACGCCAAGCTCTACGGCGTGCCGTTCGGCGACGGCGCCTACGGTGCCCAGGATGCGACGCTGACGTTCGAGATCGGCCGTCGTCAGGTCGTCAAGGCAGAGGCGTCGTCGCATCGCATCCAGGTCCTCGACGGCGCGGGGGCGGTGATCATGGACTTCCCGTGCAGCTACGGCGAGGGTGACGTGGACCGCAACGTGACCCGCAGCGGAACCCACGTCGTCACCGAGAAGTACGAGGACTTCTACATGACCAACCCCGCGGCCGGTTATGCCAACATCCGGGAGCGGTTCGCCGTCCGGATCTCCAACAACGGCGAGTTCATTCACGCCAACCCGGCCAGTTCGGGCGCCCAGGGCAACACGAACGTGACGAACGGCTGCATCAACTTGTCGACCGAGGACGCCCAGCAGTACTTCAACAGTGCGATATACGGCGACCCGGTCGAGGTCACCGGAACGCGTATCCAGCTGTCCTACGCCGACGGCGACCTTTGGGACTGGGCGGTGCCGTGGGACGAGTGGACAGCGATGTCGGCGCTGTCGGACCAGAACGCCCCGGACATTCCGAGCACCGCGCCCGCGACGCCGTCCGGTGCGCCGCAGCCGGTCAACGGGCGCCCCGGCCGCTAG
- a CDS encoding phosphoglyceromutase yields the protein MADSRGDCTLILLRHGESDWNAKNLFTGWVDVDLTEKGRVEAVRAGELMKELDRQPDVLYTSLLRRAITTANLALDKADRHWIPVHRDWRLNERHYGALQGLNKAETKERYGDEQFMAWRRSYDTPPPPIELGSAYSQDDDPRYADIPGGPPRTECLKDVVERFVPYYTETIEPDLRAGKTVLIAAHGNSLRALVKHLDGMSDEDVVGLNIPTGIPLRYDLDSDLKPTVIGGTYLDPEAAAAGAAAVASQGAK from the coding sequence ATGGCTGATTCCCGGGGTGACTGCACGCTGATCCTGCTCCGTCACGGCGAGAGCGACTGGAACGCGAAGAACCTGTTCACCGGCTGGGTCGACGTCGACCTCACCGAGAAGGGCCGCGTCGAGGCGGTGCGCGCCGGCGAACTGATGAAGGAACTCGACCGTCAACCCGACGTGCTCTACACCTCGCTGCTGCGCCGCGCGATCACGACCGCGAACCTGGCGTTGGACAAGGCCGATCGGCACTGGATCCCGGTGCACCGCGACTGGCGACTCAACGAGCGGCACTACGGCGCGCTGCAAGGGCTGAACAAGGCCGAGACCAAGGAGCGCTACGGCGACGAGCAGTTCATGGCGTGGCGGCGCAGCTACGACACCCCGCCGCCACCGATCGAGTTGGGCAGCGCCTACAGCCAGGACGACGACCCGCGCTACGCCGACATACCCGGCGGCCCGCCGCGCACCGAATGCCTCAAGGACGTGGTCGAGCGGTTCGTGCCGTACTACACCGAGACGATCGAACCGGACCTGCGGGCGGGCAAGACCGTGCTGATCGCGGCGCACGGCAACTCGCTGCGGGCCCTGGTCAAGCACCTCGACGGCATGTCCGACGAGGATGTCGTCGGCCTCAACATCCCGACCGGCATCCCCCTGCGCTACGACCTGGACTCCGATCTCAAGCCGACGGTCATCGGCGGCACGTACCTGGATCCGGAGGCCGCGGCCGCGGGCGCCGCCGCGGTCGCCTCGCAAGGCGCCAAATAG
- the mshA gene encoding D-inositol-3-phosphate glycosyltransferase produces the protein MRLATDLSRSDAAGLPVPRRVAVLSVHTSPLAQPGTGDAGGMNVYVLQSALRMAGRGVEVEIFTRATSSTDQPTVRVAPGVLVRNVVAGPFEGLDKYDLPTQLCAFTAGVLRAEATHEPGYYDIVHSHYWLSGQVGWLARDRWAVPLVHTAHTLAAVKNAALADGDSPEPPLRAVGEQQVVDEADRLIVNTEHEGHQLVSMHNADPARIDVVHPGVDLETFTPGDRNAARAALGLDADEQVVAFVGRIQPLKAPDVALRAAAKLPGVRVLVAGGPSGSGLQAPDGLVRLAADLGISDRVTFLPPQSREQLVNVYRAADLVAVPSYSESFGLVAVEAQACGTPVVAAAVGGLPVAVRDGVTGALVDGHDDGDWALAIGDLLRRADTLGPAAVAHAAAFSWDRTVDALLASYGRAIAGYRARQQPREGARRTGRRFSRRRGVRA, from the coding sequence GTGCGCCTAGCAACGGATCTGTCCCGTTCTGATGCCGCCGGACTCCCGGTGCCCAGGCGCGTAGCCGTACTGTCGGTACACACCTCGCCGCTGGCCCAGCCCGGCACCGGCGACGCCGGCGGGATGAACGTCTATGTGCTGCAGAGTGCGCTGCGGATGGCTGGCCGCGGTGTCGAGGTGGAGATATTCACGCGCGCGACCTCGTCGACCGACCAGCCGACGGTGCGGGTGGCTCCCGGTGTGCTGGTGCGCAACGTCGTCGCCGGGCCGTTCGAGGGTCTGGACAAGTACGACCTGCCCACTCAGTTGTGTGCGTTCACCGCGGGGGTGTTGCGCGCGGAAGCGACGCACGAACCGGGTTACTACGACATCGTCCATTCGCACTACTGGCTGTCCGGTCAGGTCGGCTGGCTCGCCCGCGACCGGTGGGCGGTGCCGCTGGTGCACACCGCGCACACGCTGGCCGCGGTCAAGAACGCCGCGCTGGCCGATGGCGACTCACCGGAGCCCCCGCTGCGCGCGGTCGGTGAACAGCAGGTCGTCGACGAGGCCGATCGCTTGATCGTCAACACCGAACACGAAGGCCACCAACTGGTTTCAATGCACAACGCGGATCCCGCGCGGATCGACGTCGTGCATCCGGGCGTCGACCTCGAGACGTTCACGCCGGGGGATCGAAACGCCGCGCGTGCCGCGCTGGGACTGGACGCCGACGAGCAGGTGGTCGCGTTCGTCGGGCGCATCCAGCCCCTGAAGGCACCCGACGTCGCCCTGCGCGCCGCGGCCAAGCTGCCGGGGGTGCGCGTCCTGGTGGCCGGCGGTCCGTCAGGGAGCGGACTGCAGGCACCCGACGGGCTGGTTCGGCTGGCCGCCGATCTGGGTATCTCGGACCGGGTGACGTTCTTGCCGCCGCAATCGCGCGAGCAGTTGGTCAACGTGTACCGGGCCGCCGATCTGGTGGCGGTGCCCAGCTATTCGGAGTCCTTCGGCCTGGTCGCAGTCGAAGCCCAGGCCTGCGGCACGCCGGTGGTGGCCGCGGCGGTGGGCGGGCTGCCGGTCGCGGTGCGCGACGGCGTCACCGGGGCCCTGGTCGACGGCCACGACGACGGCGACTGGGCGCTCGCCATCGGGGATCTGCTGCGGCGGGCGGACACCCTGGGGCCGGCCGCGGTGGCCCACGCCGCAGCGTTCTCGTGGGACCGCACTGTAGATGCGTTGCTGGCCAGCTATGGGCGCGCCATCGCCGGCTACCGCGCCCGCCAGCAGCCACGCGAGGGCGCGCGCCGCACCGGCAGGCGGTTCTCGCGTCGGCGGGGAGTGCGAGCATGA